From Aedes albopictus strain Foshan chromosome 1, AalbF5, whole genome shotgun sequence, one genomic window encodes:
- the LOC134292254 gene encoding serine protease 7-like, with protein MAGIFDSISVLVLLLLLRKIQAAPETQLILLPSDCGTGIVVDDDKVYTGNEAHVASYPWMAILRYYSHDPMVGGLLVGRFEDSCVGSLINSRYVLTAAQCVKYYEP; from the exons ATGGCGGGAATTTTCGACAGTATTTCTGTTCTGGTGTTGCTTCTACTATTACGGAAAATTCAAGCCGCTCCTGAGACCCAATTAat tctcTTGCCATCAGATTGTGGAACAGGTATCGTCGTCGACGATGATAAGGTGTACACAGGAAACGAGGCGCATGTGGCCAGCTACCCGTGGATGGCTATCTTGCGCTACTACAGTCATGACCCGATGGTTGGGGGTTTattagttgg ACGTTTCGAGGACAGCTGTGTTGGTTCACTGATCAACAGCCGTTATGTACTGACGGCTGCCCAATGCGTGAAATATTACGAACCGTGA
- the LOC109402921 gene encoding serine protease grass: MATLVLLNLLLLFIWITDAADVPCSTPDQLTGSCVPLEKCSNLYLTKQLYKKLSISEENYIRNATCRLEDSTMGICCATEKIFELPDECGVASSSRIAHGNRTEVFEFPWMALLMYRSRDSDELQGNCGGSLISERYVVTAAHCLTKASSDRSRSKLEFVRLGEHTISTNPDCNNFTELSGNFEQDCAGPVEDVGYESFLIYKDYNGTFGGDDIGLVRLAERIVFKPHIKPICLPMNAELKDTLLPQYFVAGWGYTDSLDKSDVLQKALLPRVDLDQCQARFKPYRKKYNITISEKQICAGAVNLVDACAGDSGGPLMWQTDYKAAGSPRYVLFGVVSFGVQTCGTMDFPGVYMRIGAYLEWILENMEA, translated from the exons ATGGCGACATTAGTTTTGCTAAATTTATTACTACTATTTATATGGATTACGGATGCTGCAG ACGTACCATGTTCAACGCCGGATCAGCTCACCGGAAGTTGCGTTCCACTGGAAAAGTGTTCCAACCTTTACCTCACGAAGCAACTGTACAAAAAGCTATCGATCTCTGAAGAGAATTACATTCGTAATGCCACATGCCGACTTGAAGATTCGACGATGGGAATCTGCTGTGCCACTGAAAAGATCTTCGAACTACCGGACGAATGTGGCGTTGCCTCATCTAGCCGTATTGCCCACGGTAACAGGACGGAGGTGTTCGAGTTCCCATGGATGGCGTTGTTGATGTACCGCAGCCGGGACAGTGATGAGCTGCAGGGCAATTGTGGTGGGTCATTGATTAGTGAACGATACGTGGTTACGGCGGCACATTGTCTGACGAAGGCATCCAGCGATCGCAGCCGGAGTAAATT GGAGTTTGTGCGGCTTGGAGAGCACACGATCAGCACTAATCCAGATTGCAATAACTTTACGGAACTGAGTGGTAATTTCGAACAGGATTGTGCGGGGCCTGTAGAAGACGTCGGTTATGAGTCATTCTTAATTTATAAAGATTATAATGGCACTTTTGGAGGGGACGACATAGGTCTGGTTCGATTGGCAGAGCGGATCGTCTTCAAAC CTCACATCAAGCCAATATGCCTTCCCATGAATGCGGAACTGAAGGATACTCTGCTGCCGCAATACTTCGTAGCAGGTTGGGGCTACACGGACTCTCTGGACAAATCGGATGTCCTTCAGAAAGCTTTGCTGCCTCGAGTTGACCTGGACCAGTGCCAGGCACGGTTCAAACCCTACCGCAAGAAGTACAACATCACCATCAGTGAAAAGCAAATTTGCGCCGGGGCTGTGAATCTGGTCGATGCCTGTGCCGGAGATTCCGGTGGACCGTTGATGTGGCAGACGGACTATAAGGCGGCGGGGTCACCCCGGTACGTGCTGTTCGGAGTGGTGTCCTTCGGAGTGCAAACATGTGGGACGATGGACTTTCCTGGGGTGTATATGCGCATTGGAGCATATTTAGAATGGATACTGGAGAATATGGAAGCATGA